TGGCGACGGTTATGTCACCCCCCATTTCCTCCAACGTGACGATCAGGCCGGTGCGGGTTTCGTTCAGCAGCATGTTTTCCACGGTGACTTCACTGTCATCGCTGATGATTGCCGCCACAAGTGCGAAGGCGGCGGATGACGGATCGCCGGGCACCTCGACCACCTGGGCCTGCAGTTCCGTATGCCCGGTGACGGTAATGGTACGAGCGCCATCATCAGCCTGACCGATATCAATATCAGCACCAAAGCCCTGCAGCATGCGTTCGGTATGGTCCCGGGTCGGTTCCGGCTCGATCACGGTGGTCGCGCCGGGTGCATTCAAACCTGCCAGCAGGACCGCCGACTTGACCTGGGCGGAGGCCACCGGCAAGCGGTATTCAATGGGCACGGGATGCTGCGCCCCGTGCAGGGTCAGCGGCATGCGGCCGCCGTCTGATGTATCGAACCGGGTGCCAAAGCCCTCAAGCGGCGTCACGATGCGGCCCATCGGACGCGAGCGCAGGGACGCATCACCCGACATGCGCGCCGACAAGGGACTGGTTGCCAGCAAGCCCATGGCAAGCCGCGCCCCGGTGCCGGAATTGCCAAAATCGATGGTTTGCGCCGGCGGTTGAAATCCACCAAGGCCGACGCCGTTGACATGCCAGCTTGCATCATCGTTCCAGCGTTCAAGCCTGACGCCAAGCGCCGCCATGGCTTTTGCGGTGTTGATGACGTCCTCGCCTTCCAGAAGGCCGGTGATGACCGTTTCACCAAGCGCCATGGCACCAAACATCAAGGCGCGATGAGAGATTGACTTGTCGCCCGGCACCTTGACCCGGCCCTTCAGCCGGGGCGAATTTGCGGAGCGAAGCGGATGCGGCGTTTCAGAACTCAACTGGATTTGACCTTAGGAATTGACAGGCACTGACTGCCTTGTTTGCGATGTGTATGGCGGCATTATCATACCCTGCCGCGACATGCCATCATCACAACCGGGTAAATTGGCTTTTGACACGCGCGCGTGCCCGTGGCATGGGATGCGCCACCATTCTTCATTATTGAAATCCAATTGCAAAGATAAGGACGTTGTAACCGTGGTCAGCGACGAACTTGGAACCAAACGCACATGCCCAAGCTGTGCAGCCCGCTTTTATGATCTGAACAAGGATCCCATCACCTGTCCGAAATGCGACCAGGCATTCGTGGCGGAACAATTGCTGCCGTCTAAGGCGGACCTGCCGACACGCGCCAAACCGGCCGAGAAGCCTGAAG
Above is a window of Anderseniella sp. Alg231-50 DNA encoding:
- the aroA gene encoding 3-phosphoshikimate 1-carboxyvinyltransferase, with the protein product MSSETPHPLRSANSPRLKGRVKVPGDKSISHRALMFGAMALGETVITGLLEGEDVINTAKAMAALGVRLERWNDDASWHVNGVGLGGFQPPAQTIDFGNSGTGARLAMGLLATSPLSARMSGDASLRSRPMGRIVTPLEGFGTRFDTSDGGRMPLTLHGAQHPVPIEYRLPVASAQVKSAVLLAGLNAPGATTVIEPEPTRDHTERMLQGFGADIDIGQADDGARTITVTGHTELQAQVVEVPGDPSSAAFALVAAIISDDSEVTVENMLLNETRTGLIVTLEEMGGDITVANERVSGGEPVADVTARSSGLSGIVVPAARAPSMIDEYPVLAVAAAFADGTTRLQGLHELRVKESDRLAAVAAGLKANGVAHDTGDDWLEVTGGRVAGGGTVITHLDHRIAMAFLVMGLASDEPVTVDDGNVMATSFPGFREFMEGLGARFEDAG